The Methanocella arvoryzae MRE50 genome includes a region encoding these proteins:
- a CDS encoding coiled-coil protein: MLKELQEKKSKFLKEAEELKNNRNEWNSKASAFAKRRDELNKKTKELIEKAQEYRVKRDEYNEQVSSNKELRNDLNDKANEVYSKVDGIRKKDSTTSGRSLNELRKEIDHMEFKQQTEVLSPEKERALVDKISEMKEEFRKKKEQLEQNQELKTFLTEAQSYRDQASEYHKKVKEYADLAQEYHDKMIECFREADKTRADADAQHKEFVKAQETADEYHKQFLKLQKEVRDFDKVIVGLKKKTKAEKDTKDKVEYKKQAEDVYAQFKAGEKLNTEDLLLLQRSGLL; the protein is encoded by the coding sequence ATGCTTAAAGAACTGCAAGAAAAAAAATCAAAGTTCCTTAAAGAGGCTGAGGAGTTAAAAAACAACAGGAACGAGTGGAACTCCAAGGCCAGCGCATTCGCCAAGAGGAGGGATGAACTCAACAAGAAGACGAAGGAACTGATCGAGAAAGCCCAGGAATACCGCGTCAAGAGAGACGAGTATAATGAACAGGTAAGCTCGAACAAAGAGCTGCGCAACGATCTGAATGACAAGGCCAACGAAGTCTACAGCAAGGTAGATGGCATCCGCAAGAAGGACAGCACCACCAGCGGCAGATCGCTGAACGAACTCAGGAAAGAAATCGACCACATGGAGTTCAAGCAGCAGACTGAAGTGCTGAGCCCCGAGAAAGAGCGCGCACTCGTAGACAAGATCTCCGAGATGAAGGAAGAGTTCAGGAAGAAGAAGGAACAGCTCGAGCAGAACCAGGAGCTTAAGACTTTCCTGACAGAAGCGCAGAGCTACAGGGACCAGGCATCGGAATACCACAAAAAGGTCAAGGAATACGCCGACCTGGCACAGGAGTACCACGACAAGATGATCGAGTGCTTCCGCGAAGCAGACAAGACCAGGGCAGATGCAGACGCACAGCACAAGGAATTCGTCAAGGCGCAGGAAACTGCAGACGAGTACCACAAGCAGTTCCTGAAGCTGCAGAAGGAAGTCCGCGACTTCGACAAGGTCATTGTGGGTCTCAAGAAGAAGACCAAGGCCGAGAAGGACACCAAGGACAAGGTCGAGTACAAGAAGCAGGCAGAGGATGTTTACGCCCAGTTCAAGGCCGGCGAGAAACTCAACACCGAAGATCTGCTCCTGTTACAGCGCTCCGGATTACTGTAA
- a CDS encoding DUF1059 domain-containing protein: protein MTMEFSCKAAGSECPFEVKDENTDELVNIVQQHARDMHNEQISREEILRLAKKS from the coding sequence ATGACGATGGAATTTAGCTGTAAAGCCGCAGGTTCAGAATGTCCTTTCGAGGTCAAGGATGAGAACACGGACGAGCTGGTCAATATAGTCCAGCAGCACGCCCGCGACATGCACAATGAACAGATCTCTCGGGAGGAGATCCTCCGGCTGGCCAAAAAGTCATAG
- a CDS encoding ABC transporter ATP-binding protein, with protein MIKTESLTKVYDGVKAVDSVSLSVGGGEVFGFLGPNGAGKTTTIGMMVGLIEPSGGKCWIDDIDVTRKPLEAKRITGYLPDGVGFYANLSARQNLKYFSRFYGMTDTASDARITELLRRVGLDKVEKPVGGYSRGMKQRLGLAQALLNDPKYVFLDEPTNGLDPEGVIQFRNIIKEMAAEGRTVFFSSHVLNEVQQVCNTIGIISKGRIVAQGTPDEVRRMMRKDEHVTIKIKVIGTMPKLSDSRIVSADYVDGSAIITATEDIRDDISEQLYTSGIRIRELRLEEQTLEEVFLNTIYRGEKHEV; from the coding sequence ATGATAAAAACAGAGAGCCTGACAAAAGTCTACGATGGAGTAAAAGCCGTAGACTCAGTGAGCCTCTCGGTTGGCGGCGGTGAGGTCTTTGGGTTCTTGGGACCCAACGGCGCCGGGAAAACGACGACGATCGGAATGATGGTCGGCCTTATCGAGCCAAGCGGGGGAAAATGCTGGATAGATGACATAGATGTCACGCGCAAGCCGCTGGAAGCAAAGCGGATCACAGGATACCTGCCGGACGGAGTGGGCTTCTACGCCAACCTGTCGGCCAGGCAGAATCTGAAATACTTTTCACGATTTTACGGGATGACGGATACGGCTTCAGATGCCCGGATTACTGAATTGCTCCGGCGGGTAGGCCTGGATAAGGTTGAAAAGCCCGTAGGGGGCTACTCGAGAGGCATGAAGCAGCGGCTGGGACTGGCCCAGGCCCTGCTGAACGACCCTAAATATGTGTTCCTCGACGAGCCGACCAACGGGCTTGACCCCGAAGGCGTGATCCAGTTCCGCAACATCATCAAGGAGATGGCCGCAGAAGGCCGGACAGTCTTCTTCTCCTCCCACGTCCTCAACGAGGTGCAGCAGGTCTGCAATACCATCGGCATCATCTCGAAAGGCAGGATCGTGGCCCAGGGCACGCCTGACGAGGTCAGGAGAATGATGAGGAAGGACGAGCATGTCACCATCAAGATCAAGGTGATCGGCACGATGCCGAAGCTCAGCGATTCCCGGATCGTCAGCGCCGACTACGTCGACGGCAGCGCAATCATCACCGCCACAGAAGACATCCGGGACGACATCTCGGAGCAGCTCTACACCAGCGGCATCCGCATCAGGGAACTGCGCCTCGAAGAGCAGACCCTCGAAGAGGTGTTCCTGAACACTATTTACAGAGGTGAAAAACATGAGGTCTGA
- the glyA gene encoding serine hydroxymethyltransferase, translating to MLNPDVKTIVDAVEGSQDLFRHSLPMIASENVTSPMVRKVLSSDLGHRYAEGQVGHRFYQGCGFVDVIEGKAIELAKEIFRAPHVNVQPVSGVNCNIAAFFALADPGDKLMALAVPSGGHISHAKFSAAGIRGLKIYTHPYDNQIMNIDVDRMIKQIREIRPRVVMFGASLFLFPHPVKEAREVCDEVGASIVYDGAHVLGLIAGGQFQDPLREGADVVTGSTHKTFPGPQGGIILCKEKFAKDIDEAVFPGTVSNAHLHHKAGLAITLAEMKAFGKQYAAQIVKNSQALGAAMDDLGFNVLCKDLGYTKSHQIAVDVSKIGGGSVLASKLERANIITNKNLFPWDDVNTTDNPSGLRLGTQELTRLGMNEPEMKEVAKFIKRVAIDKEEPEKVKKDVVHFKSQYQAVKYCFDGDGAYEFSLR from the coding sequence GTGTTGAATCCCGACGTGAAGACGATAGTAGACGCCGTCGAAGGGAGCCAGGACCTGTTCAGGCATTCCCTGCCGATGATCGCCAGCGAGAACGTGACCAGCCCGATGGTGCGGAAGGTACTTTCCTCCGACCTGGGCCACAGGTATGCCGAAGGCCAGGTAGGGCACCGCTTTTACCAGGGGTGCGGCTTTGTGGACGTCATCGAGGGCAAAGCCATCGAGCTCGCGAAGGAGATCTTCAGGGCTCCGCATGTCAACGTCCAGCCGGTTTCAGGAGTCAACTGCAACATCGCCGCTTTCTTCGCCCTGGCGGACCCGGGCGACAAGCTCATGGCGCTCGCGGTGCCGAGCGGCGGTCACATCAGCCACGCGAAGTTTTCGGCGGCCGGTATTAGAGGCCTTAAAATTTATACCCATCCCTATGATAACCAGATCATGAACATCGACGTCGACCGGATGATCAAGCAGATCAGGGAGATCAGGCCCAGGGTAGTCATGTTCGGCGCCAGCCTGTTCCTGTTCCCGCACCCGGTGAAAGAGGCGAGAGAAGTCTGCGATGAAGTGGGAGCGAGCATCGTCTACGACGGCGCCCACGTCCTCGGCCTTATCGCCGGCGGGCAGTTCCAGGATCCGCTCAGGGAAGGGGCAGACGTCGTGACTGGCAGCACTCACAAGACCTTCCCCGGGCCGCAGGGCGGCATTATCCTGTGTAAGGAAAAGTTCGCAAAAGACATCGATGAGGCAGTTTTCCCCGGCACCGTGAGCAACGCTCACCTGCACCACAAGGCAGGCCTCGCTATTACCCTGGCCGAGATGAAGGCGTTCGGCAAGCAGTACGCGGCCCAGATAGTGAAGAATTCGCAGGCGCTGGGAGCGGCGATGGATGACCTCGGCTTCAACGTGCTGTGCAAGGATCTCGGCTACACTAAGTCCCACCAGATTGCGGTGGACGTCTCGAAGATCGGCGGCGGCTCCGTGCTTGCGTCGAAGCTGGAGAGGGCGAATATCATCACTAACAAGAACCTGTTCCCGTGGGACGATGTGAACACGACGGACAACCCGTCCGGTCTGCGCCTGGGCACCCAGGAGTTAACCCGCCTGGGCATGAACGAGCCGGAGATGAAAGAAGTGGCAAAGTTCATCAAGCGCGTCGCCATTGACAAAGAGGAACCCGAAAAGGTTAAAAAGGATGTCGTACACTTTAAGTCACAATATCAGGCAGTCAAATACTGCTTTGATGGCGATGGTGCCTATGAGTTTTCACTCAGGTGA
- a CDS encoding MgtC/SapB family protein gives MVDFTPYLSPALDPLWKLLISLAIGLIVGFEREIAQEKLTSVKFAGLRTFGLAGFAGGLSAYLASNSIGSAGGSPLAFTQNGYFIFGVVLLAIMALLGIAYFRSTGMHPHLGFTTELSVIVTFLLGGVSFFNPQAAIILVVIVAILLAFKQQLHEFTHKIPKEEFYDSLLFALIAVVILPILPNQSFGLPQYGLPDIINPSQIWLIVVFISGISYVGYFLVKWFGTTAGLALTGIVGGMASSTAVTTSMGANTRQIQGLENDAMVAATLANTVMLIRVAFIVLVFFPSLLYYIYIPFGVMVVVGLLVASYFYLQSNRISHQGQTLKLGSPFSIKPALTFGALITIILFVSKFAANYFGTYGLYITSLFAGLANVDAVTISASQLAANGTIGPIVAVVAILISVFVNLGIRIVYAYYFGTKKYGEYTIFMALAMVISGGIIAVLMLS, from the coding sequence ATGGTCGATTTCACACCTTACCTCTCGCCGGCTCTCGATCCCCTGTGGAAACTGCTGATCTCGCTGGCGATCGGCCTGATCGTGGGCTTTGAGAGGGAGATCGCCCAGGAGAAGCTGACCAGTGTGAAATTTGCCGGCCTGCGGACCTTCGGGCTGGCAGGCTTTGCCGGCGGCCTGTCGGCTTACCTCGCGTCGAACAGCATCGGGTCAGCCGGGGGGAGCCCGCTGGCCTTTACCCAGAACGGGTACTTTATCTTCGGCGTCGTGCTGCTCGCGATCATGGCGCTCCTGGGCATAGCATACTTCCGGTCGACCGGAATGCATCCGCACCTTGGCTTCACTACAGAGCTGAGCGTGATAGTGACCTTCCTCCTGGGCGGCGTGTCCTTCTTCAACCCCCAGGCTGCCATCATCCTGGTCGTCATAGTAGCCATCCTGCTGGCTTTCAAGCAGCAGCTGCACGAGTTCACCCATAAGATACCTAAGGAAGAGTTTTACGACTCGCTGCTGTTCGCCTTGATAGCAGTCGTGATCCTGCCGATCCTGCCCAACCAGTCTTTCGGGCTGCCACAGTATGGCCTGCCCGACATTATCAATCCGAGCCAGATCTGGCTTATCGTGGTCTTCATCTCCGGCATCAGCTACGTCGGCTACTTCCTGGTCAAGTGGTTCGGCACCACCGCGGGGCTGGCGCTGACAGGCATCGTCGGCGGCATGGCGTCCAGCACCGCGGTAACCACGAGCATGGGCGCTAATACCAGGCAGATCCAGGGCCTGGAAAACGACGCGATGGTGGCAGCGACGCTCGCGAACACGGTCATGCTGATCAGGGTGGCCTTCATCGTCCTGGTCTTCTTCCCGAGCCTGCTGTACTACATTTACATACCATTCGGAGTCATGGTAGTTGTGGGCCTGCTCGTGGCATCCTACTTCTACCTGCAGAGCAACCGCATATCCCACCAGGGCCAGACCCTGAAGCTCGGCAGCCCGTTCAGCATCAAGCCCGCGCTGACCTTCGGCGCGCTGATTACCATCATCCTGTTCGTCTCCAAGTTCGCGGCGAACTACTTCGGCACCTACGGCCTGTACATTACATCGCTGTTCGCCGGCCTGGCCAACGTGGACGCGGTGACCATCTCGGCCTCCCAGCTTGCCGCGAACGGCACGATCGGGCCGATAGTGGCAGTCGTGGCGATCCTGATCTCGGTGTTCGTGAATCTTGGCATCAGGATAGTCTACGCGTACTACTTCGGGACGAAAAAGTACGGGGAGTACACGATCTTTATGGCGCTCGCCATGGTAATCTCAGGCGGCATCATCGCCGTGCTCATGCTTAGCTGA
- a CDS encoding fasciclin domain-containing protein gives MRKILASVILAALLLSAAPAVIAQTATPAPGAGDVLQTTGAMGNLNTFTSLANQAGLGDALNTGGPYTILAPSDDAFNKMPPGTLSALSNDTPRLQAVMRNHVIPGRYTANQLLDSKQITTIDGRTIQVVPRQGSVKVGDAFLTREDTPAGNNVIHVIDNVLIPS, from the coding sequence GTGAGAAAGATTTTAGCTTCAGTTATACTGGCAGCCTTACTGCTGAGTGCAGCGCCTGCCGTCATCGCACAGACAGCGACGCCTGCCCCGGGGGCCGGCGACGTCCTGCAGACGACCGGAGCGATGGGCAACCTGAATACCTTCACTTCCCTCGCAAACCAGGCCGGGCTGGGCGACGCCCTGAATACAGGCGGGCCTTACACCATTCTCGCCCCGTCTGACGATGCCTTCAACAAGATGCCTCCCGGCACACTGAGCGCGCTGTCGAACGATACACCGAGACTGCAGGCAGTCATGAGGAACCACGTCATCCCCGGCAGGTACACCGCAAACCAGCTGCTGGACAGTAAGCAGATAACTACTATCGACGGCAGGACCATTCAGGTCGTCCCGAGACAGGGCTCCGTAAAAGTCGGAGACGCTTTCCTGACGAGGGAAGACACCCCGGCGGGCAACAACGTCATCCACGTCATCGACAACGTGCTGATCCCGTCTTAA
- a CDS encoding DUF373 family protein — protein MLIVCIDKDDDIGVKGGVQSPVIGRAACLEAATKLGAADPEDSDINTIFGGIQVYDELKSEGFDVEVVCIAGHRELGLKSDRAIAQQLDDILLKMQVEKAVLVSDGAEDESVLPILQSRMKVESVRRVVVKQAQNLESTYYIIKELASDPKVARIIFIPTGVTFLVYAITTLTGIQNAAPVAIATLIGSYMLYKGLGLDDLLQTFTYNLRKSFQEAKLTFVTYLISLILITMAFISGALEVFNQLNIANGQPGYLMLAAWFFNAAIWWFVASMLAIVIGWIIDAYTEESETLYRYLATPFFLVAMGTLVWGGTDYIIRMQDATSVALQHLGIAILVAVIVSYVGVQLSNYVRKIAQFRTVEVIDF, from the coding sequence ATGCTGATCGTATGTATCGATAAAGACGATGACATAGGAGTCAAGGGAGGAGTTCAAAGCCCGGTGATCGGGAGAGCTGCCTGCCTCGAAGCAGCAACCAAGCTGGGCGCTGCCGACCCGGAGGACTCGGACATCAACACGATCTTCGGCGGCATCCAGGTCTACGATGAGCTCAAGTCCGAAGGCTTCGACGTCGAAGTAGTCTGCATCGCAGGCCACCGGGAGCTGGGCCTGAAATCTGACAGGGCTATCGCCCAGCAGCTCGACGACATCCTGCTCAAGATGCAGGTGGAGAAAGCGGTACTTGTCAGCGACGGCGCGGAAGATGAATCCGTTCTCCCCATCCTTCAGTCGAGGATGAAGGTCGAGTCCGTCAGGAGAGTCGTTGTCAAGCAGGCGCAGAACCTCGAGAGCACGTATTATATCATAAAAGAGCTGGCAAGCGACCCGAAGGTTGCGAGGATCATCTTCATACCCACCGGCGTCACGTTCCTGGTATATGCGATTACCACGCTGACAGGCATACAGAACGCAGCCCCTGTCGCCATCGCCACCCTGATCGGCAGCTACATGCTATATAAAGGCCTGGGGTTAGACGATCTGCTGCAGACATTTACGTACAACCTGCGCAAGTCGTTCCAGGAAGCCAAGCTGACCTTCGTCACTTACCTTATATCCTTGATCCTGATTACAATGGCCTTCATCAGCGGTGCACTAGAAGTATTCAACCAGCTGAACATTGCTAACGGACAGCCAGGATACCTGATGCTGGCGGCATGGTTCTTTAACGCAGCAATATGGTGGTTTGTGGCCTCGATGCTGGCCATCGTCATAGGCTGGATTATAGACGCTTACACGGAAGAGAGCGAGACGCTCTACCGCTACCTGGCGACGCCGTTCTTCCTGGTTGCCATGGGAACTCTCGTGTGGGGCGGCACCGACTACATCATCAGGATGCAGGATGCTACATCAGTAGCTTTACAACACCTGGGCATAGCGATACTCGTAGCCGTCATAGTCAGCTACGTTGGGGTGCAATTATCCAATTACGTGCGTAAGATAGCACAGTTCAGGACCGTGGAAGTCATCGACTTCTAA
- a CDS encoding ABC transporter permease: MRSELIVAAKEFRDHLTSKRFILIFAVLMLVCIYSMVNGMGDYQKMLDQYKKSAAENPQQPWYQEQVAMYQKMIAEAESRGAPQEEIDSLKYQLEQFTNPPMPSVLFVFQNLNQYFALIGMVLAVSMGFDLISREKEEGSLKSLLSHPVYRDSIINGKTLGAFGVLGIVLGATFLITMAIMLIYGVIPQMNDLMAIAVYFVMALLYCLVFFALAMMTSTLAKSSSMSVMYVLGLVIFMVVLSMFSYNITQLILGPPPEYPGGPILYAEPIAIEADTKVAASTAEISSSDPDVTIDRGDVSILPAPLPNDEYDEYYKEWQQYYERQSMIMQAIDAISPMSNFQNHIAPAIFNQGYMIYRSALMVKPYYPHQVTLWESIASVWVNILVLLIETLIAFAVAYVKFLRVDVR; the protein is encoded by the coding sequence ATGAGGTCTGAACTAATTGTGGCCGCCAAAGAGTTCCGCGACCACCTGACCAGCAAGAGATTCATCCTGATCTTCGCTGTCCTGATGCTGGTCTGCATCTACTCGATGGTCAACGGCATGGGCGACTACCAGAAGATGCTCGACCAGTACAAGAAGTCCGCAGCGGAAAACCCTCAGCAGCCATGGTACCAGGAACAGGTGGCCATGTACCAGAAAATGATCGCTGAAGCCGAGAGCAGAGGCGCCCCCCAGGAGGAGATAGATAGCCTGAAGTACCAGCTGGAACAGTTTACGAATCCGCCGATGCCATCGGTGCTGTTCGTCTTCCAGAACCTGAACCAGTACTTCGCCCTCATCGGGATGGTGCTGGCGGTATCCATGGGCTTCGACCTCATCAGCCGGGAGAAAGAGGAGGGCTCGCTCAAGTCGCTGCTGTCCCACCCCGTCTACAGGGATTCGATCATCAACGGCAAGACCCTCGGCGCCTTCGGAGTGCTGGGCATCGTGCTCGGCGCCACGTTCCTCATCACCATGGCGATCATGCTGATCTACGGCGTAATCCCCCAGATGAACGACCTGATGGCCATCGCCGTGTACTTCGTGATGGCACTGCTGTACTGCCTGGTCTTCTTCGCGCTTGCCATGATGACCTCCACGCTGGCAAAAAGCTCATCCATGTCAGTCATGTACGTCCTCGGCCTGGTCATCTTCATGGTCGTGCTCTCGATGTTCTCGTATAACATCACCCAGCTTATCCTCGGCCCCCCGCCCGAATACCCCGGCGGGCCGATCTTGTACGCAGAACCAATAGCGATTGAGGCCGACACGAAGGTTGCGGCCAGCACTGCCGAGATCAGCAGCAGCGATCCCGACGTCACGATAGATAGAGGGGACGTAAGTATACTGCCAGCGCCATTGCCAAATGATGAATATGATGAATACTACAAGGAATGGCAGCAATACTACGAGCGCCAGAGCATGATCATGCAGGCTATAGACGCCATCTCACCGATGTCCAACTTCCAGAACCACATCGCCCCGGCGATCTTCAACCAGGGCTACATGATCTACAGGTCGGCCCTGATGGTCAAGCCATACTACCCCCACCAGGTCACCCTGTGGGAATCGATCGCCTCAGTATGGGTAAACATACTGGTGCTGCTCATTGAAACACTGATCGCGTTCGCAGTCGCTTACGTTAAGTTCCTGAGGGTGGATGTGAGATGA
- the serB gene encoding phosphoserine phosphatase SerB, with translation MSFHSGDSKEADCSRKKLIIFDMDSTVIDCEGIIELARARGVGDYVADVTRRAMNGELDFEQALIERVKLLRGLTESDAIRIAESVPLMPGASKLMSELRASGYRIGLVSGGFTIIAERVGSMLGMDYVYANELMIQDGVVTGEVRGPLTKQNSKKEVLEEICKLENISPKDCIAVGDGSNDLCWVGVVGKFVAFNAKPVVRQAADVVVEGKNMESLIPMIKEEEDD, from the coding sequence ATGAGTTTTCACTCAGGTGACTCGAAGGAGGCAGACTGTTCTCGAAAAAAACTGATCATCTTTGATATGGACTCGACAGTCATAGACTGCGAGGGCATTATCGAACTCGCCCGCGCCAGAGGCGTGGGTGATTACGTGGCAGATGTCACCCGGCGCGCCATGAACGGCGAGCTGGACTTCGAACAGGCACTCATCGAACGGGTCAAGCTCCTCAGGGGCCTCACTGAAAGCGATGCCATCCGCATCGCCGAAAGCGTTCCTCTGATGCCCGGTGCCAGTAAACTGATGAGCGAGCTGAGGGCGAGCGGATATCGCATCGGCCTCGTCTCGGGAGGGTTTACGATTATAGCGGAGCGCGTGGGCTCCATGCTCGGCATGGACTACGTGTACGCGAATGAGCTTATGATCCAGGACGGCGTGGTCACCGGAGAAGTCCGGGGGCCGCTGACGAAGCAAAACTCGAAGAAGGAGGTTCTCGAAGAGATTTGCAAACTGGAAAACATTAGCCCGAAAGACTGCATAGCGGTGGGCGACGGGTCGAACGACCTGTGCTGGGTTGGCGTAGTCGGCAAATTTGTGGCCTTCAATGCCAAACCGGTGGTTCGCCAGGCTGCTGACGTAGTCGTAGAGGGCAAAAATATGGAATCCTTGATTCCTATGATAAAAGAGGAGGAAGACGACTAA
- a CDS encoding YbaN family protein: MHTTEQSGMHRGLRSHFLVRWLLILAGTISVALGVVGIFVPVLPTTPFLLLAAACYAGSSPALHRWLLTNRWFGSYIRNYREGRGLPVNVKVVSVLSLWLTIGYSAIFVVPVLIGKVALLAIGAAVTAHILTRPTYRPE, translated from the coding sequence ATGCATACGACTGAACAATCTGGCATGCATCGGGGACTCCGATCGCATTTTCTGGTCCGGTGGCTGTTAATTCTGGCGGGCACCATATCGGTCGCCCTCGGTGTCGTGGGTATCTTTGTCCCGGTGCTGCCGACTACGCCGTTCCTGCTCCTGGCAGCGGCGTGTTATGCGGGAAGCTCTCCGGCGCTGCACCGGTGGCTGCTGACCAACCGGTGGTTCGGCAGCTACATCCGGAATTACCGGGAAGGCCGGGGCCTGCCTGTTAATGTGAAGGTCGTGTCTGTGCTTTCTCTGTGGCTGACTATTGGCTACTCTGCCATCTTCGTCGTCCCTGTGCTGATCGGAAAGGTAGCGCTGCTGGCAATCGGGGCCGCGGTAACTGCGCATATCCTGACCAGGCCTACCTACCGGCCGGAGTGA
- a CDS encoding COG1470 family protein — protein MKAGRILSGAVMMVLAISLLQPIMVPVAMAAANEYTGTLTQTTQDQPRVFNNCFVWYNPVNGSNTAKVTIKSAQHPQLENYTVSSDGTRDRIYYFGKLEIYFIDIDPNTGIAQVHITWPTSDGSSSGSSTGTSLTCNIPGQTALAGDKVVFPITIQNNNNEDKTYTLSATSGTGWDLRFTSGSNGIYKVFVPKMQSTTVNLEVMTNAATGVGEKKITATVDDKNIDLYVQITSINQSAEVSTKVTSKIASIGDKIYYDIWIKNLQPKENIYKLAVTGLPENWYYRYKESTVSIEEMAETVIPAGGEKTLVLEIVPPNSVQAGEYNFTAAVTTPDGQVIAKDLNLRLKSSVDMSMTSSKLAYSAKPGESFNIDVYVTNTGNGAALTNVGLETTAPEGWLVQVTPNSTNSIKAGQTQTFRVKVTPPGNIVASDYDITIKAKSDQASKEKDYRITITVDSYIPYIGGAIIVLVVAGLFIVYRKYGRR, from the coding sequence ATGAAGGCTGGCAGAATATTATCGGGAGCAGTGATGATGGTGCTGGCCATTAGCCTGCTCCAGCCCATTATGGTACCAGTAGCAATGGCAGCGGCCAATGAGTACACCGGGACCTTGACTCAGACAACACAAGATCAGCCCAGAGTATTCAATAACTGTTTCGTCTGGTACAATCCGGTGAATGGTTCAAATACCGCCAAGGTCACCATAAAGTCCGCCCAACATCCTCAGCTTGAGAACTATACGGTAAGTTCTGACGGTACACGGGACAGGATATATTACTTTGGCAAACTCGAGATTTATTTCATAGACATAGATCCTAATACAGGCATAGCGCAGGTCCACATCACCTGGCCGACATCGGACGGTAGCAGCTCCGGCTCTTCAACCGGCACGAGCCTGACCTGCAATATCCCCGGCCAGACGGCTCTTGCAGGCGACAAGGTCGTCTTCCCCATAACTATCCAGAACAACAACAATGAGGACAAGACGTATACCCTCTCCGCCACCAGTGGCACAGGATGGGACCTCAGGTTCACCTCCGGCAGTAACGGCATCTATAAGGTGTTCGTGCCGAAGATGCAGTCCACGACGGTGAACCTTGAAGTCATGACTAATGCTGCAACAGGCGTGGGCGAGAAAAAGATAACCGCCACGGTGGACGACAAGAACATCGACCTGTACGTCCAGATCACCAGCATTAACCAGTCGGCAGAGGTCAGCACCAAAGTAACATCGAAGATAGCCTCCATAGGCGACAAGATCTACTACGACATATGGATCAAGAACCTGCAGCCAAAGGAGAACATCTATAAGCTGGCAGTGACTGGCCTGCCGGAGAACTGGTACTACCGGTACAAGGAGAGCACCGTAAGCATCGAAGAGATGGCGGAGACGGTCATCCCTGCTGGCGGAGAGAAGACCCTGGTACTGGAGATCGTCCCCCCGAACAGCGTCCAGGCAGGTGAGTACAACTTTACGGCTGCTGTGACCACGCCGGACGGCCAGGTCATCGCCAAAGACCTGAACCTGCGGCTGAAGAGCAGCGTCGACATGAGCATGACCAGCTCGAAGCTGGCGTACTCGGCCAAGCCGGGCGAGTCGTTCAACATCGACGTGTACGTCACCAACACCGGCAACGGGGCAGCGCTGACTAACGTCGGCCTGGAAACCACGGCACCCGAAGGCTGGCTGGTACAGGTGACCCCCAACAGCACCAACAGCATCAAAGCAGGCCAGACCCAGACCTTCCGGGTGAAGGTGACCCCGCCGGGCAACATCGTAGCCAGCGACTACGATATCACCATCAAGGCGAAGAGCGATCAGGCCAGCAAAGAGAAGGACTACCGCATCACCATCACGGTCGACTCCTACATCCCGTACATCGGAGGAGCCATCATAGTGCTGGTAGTGGCAGGCCTGTTCATAGTGTACAGAAAATACGGCCGCCGGTAA
- a CDS encoding phosphoribosyltransferase translates to MKFRNRAEAGKILSKELKAFRGKDVIVLAIPRGGVPVGFEIARDFRAPLDLVMSKKIGAPFNPDFAIGAVTWNGAVMLDQAMVDRWQISREYIGGEARRIISEMKATLDDLRVGLGNFPKLYGRTVFIVDDGIVTGATMIAAVEAVRDQGPEEVVIATPVMPAELVEELKYVAPLVYVQAPEDFEAVGEYYQEFETLSDEQVKEYLLLANSSDLVK, encoded by the coding sequence ATGAAGTTCAGAAATCGGGCGGAAGCTGGCAAGATACTGTCAAAAGAGCTGAAAGCCTTTCGGGGCAAAGACGTGATCGTGCTCGCCATACCGAGGGGAGGCGTTCCAGTGGGCTTCGAGATCGCCCGGGATTTCAGGGCGCCGCTGGACCTGGTCATGAGCAAGAAGATCGGCGCCCCGTTCAACCCGGATTTTGCCATAGGGGCGGTCACGTGGAACGGCGCAGTCATGCTCGATCAGGCCATGGTCGACAGGTGGCAGATATCCCGGGAGTACATCGGCGGAGAAGCGAGGCGCATCATCTCTGAGATGAAGGCGACGCTGGATGACCTGCGCGTCGGCCTCGGCAACTTTCCCAAGCTGTACGGGCGGACAGTCTTCATCGTGGACGACGGCATCGTCACCGGGGCAACTATGATCGCCGCAGTGGAAGCAGTCAGAGATCAGGGCCCGGAAGAGGTGGTGATCGCGACCCCGGTGATGCCCGCGGAGCTGGTGGAAGAGCTCAAGTATGTAGCCCCGCTGGTATACGTCCAGGCGCCCGAGGACTTCGAAGCAGTGGGAGAGTACTACCAGGAGTTCGAGACCCTGAGCGACGAGCAGGTGAAGGAATACCTGCTGCTGGCAAACAGCAGCGATCTGGTGAAATGA